The Candidatus Margulisiibacteriota bacterium genome has a segment encoding these proteins:
- a CDS encoding tetratricopeptide repeat protein encodes MAVLEKMGLQHPIMQSDSAVLGHLGKLRGNAPEIYSPVYHSLLILTSIVNQSEEIAVSLSRINLKIFPSYSKKLGTVWGLPTVSGGLGVRYSEDPSAAARLKYGSILPNQMITLPPGERVATCFEFSVLLISLLRAAGLTAEFNMVENESHANVVVTIRNDYTGRDQYYLLDAARHSFAEIPERPGTIVDDATVYMKSCTNRIFWRVQQDAIGLGHAEWCQELNDCVAGAALAGQNQSQRTFNALGLAKLKIGNKQGTIPFTEREINAAAFAVERAAQPELDKYFTSQGLGPNPSPSQIAAAFNLLLDSADSSSSGLKLDRSNPKNGVTPNNRLIIKIKLAELFPQTLTSGRSFLNNLENAVACFKVAITLDPQYRTARYNLAKALLDLRQYGDAEVVIHQALNVFQNDRYLLCLAGEAAGHLGDINNMERYYKKALLLDHNYVIETIAERNPDESRRGYFIWQVLGLAWSKGKDYESAATCFQHALAINPHDSTSAFELSYVRLKMGHLLGALASFFQGMRSLLNPNSRLIAIDPLENVDAADQ; translated from the coding sequence TTGGCTGTATTAGAAAAAATGGGGCTCCAGCATCCTATTATGCAGAGCGATTCCGCTGTTTTGGGACATTTAGGAAAACTCCGGGGAAATGCTCCAGAGATATATTCACCTGTTTATCACTCGCTGTTAATATTAACTTCAATTGTAAATCAATCTGAAGAAATTGCCGTTTCCCTCTCTCGAATAAATTTAAAGATCTTTCCCTCCTATTCAAAAAAGTTAGGCACCGTCTGGGGGCTCCCAACTGTTTCCGGCGGGTTAGGCGTCCGATACAGCGAAGACCCATCGGCGGCCGCCAGGTTGAAATACGGCAGTATCCTTCCCAACCAGATGATCACCCTCCCCCCGGGAGAGCGAGTCGCGACTTGTTTTGAATTCAGCGTACTGTTAATTTCTCTGCTCCGCGCCGCCGGCCTCACCGCTGAATTCAACATGGTAGAGAACGAGTCTCACGCTAATGTCGTCGTTACCATCAGAAACGATTATACCGGCCGCGATCAGTATTATTTATTGGATGCCGCCAGACATTCCTTCGCGGAAATACCAGAAAGGCCAGGCACCATTGTTGACGACGCTACTGTCTATATGAAAAGCTGCACCAACCGGATTTTTTGGCGCGTCCAGCAGGACGCGATCGGCCTGGGACATGCCGAATGGTGCCAGGAGCTTAACGACTGCGTCGCTGGCGCCGCGCTGGCTGGACAAAATCAAAGCCAGAGAACCTTCAACGCCCTGGGGCTCGCCAAACTAAAAATCGGCAATAAGCAAGGGACTATCCCATTCACCGAACGTGAAATCAACGCCGCGGCGTTTGCCGTCGAGCGGGCCGCTCAACCTGAGTTAGACAAATACTTTACCAGTCAGGGGCTCGGGCCAAACCCTTCACCTTCCCAGATTGCCGCCGCTTTTAATCTATTACTCGACAGCGCTGACTCATCATCGTCTGGCCTCAAGCTTGACCGGAGCAATCCCAAAAATGGAGTCACGCCCAATAATCGTCTAATTATTAAAATTAAATTGGCGGAGCTCTTCCCGCAAACATTAACCAGCGGCCGCTCTTTCCTGAACAACCTGGAAAACGCCGTCGCCTGTTTCAAGGTGGCAATCACGCTGGACCCACAATACCGGACCGCCCGCTATAATCTGGCAAAAGCTCTTTTGGATCTGCGACAATACGGCGACGCCGAAGTTGTTATTCACCAGGCCCTTAATGTCTTTCAAAACGATCGTTACCTCCTCTGTCTGGCGGGGGAAGCGGCTGGCCACCTGGGAGACATCAACAACATGGAGCGGTATTATAAAAAAGCGCTGCTGCTCGACCACAATTACGTCATTGAAACGATCGCTGAACGGAACCCAGATGAGAGCCGTCGGGGATACTTTATATGGCAGGTTCTAGGTCTAGCCTGGAGTAAAGGCAAAGATTATGAGTCAGCCGCCACCTGCTTCCAGCACGCGCTGGCAATCAATCCTCACGACTCGACATCCGCTTTTGAACTCTCCTACGTGCGGCTGAAAATGGGGCATTTGCTGGGTGCGCTCGCCTCTTTCTTTCAGGGGATGCGTTCCCTGCTTAACCCAAACAGCCGCTTAATCGCCATTGATCCATTGGAAAACGTAGATGCCGCTGATCAGTAG